The proteins below are encoded in one region of Citrobacter enshiensis:
- the mmuM gene encoding homocysteine S-methyltransferase, producing MSQHNPLNAILEKQDFLLLDGALATELEARGCTLADRLWSAKVLVENPEVIREVHLDYYRAGAQCAITASYQATPAGLAARGLDEAQSKALIGKSVELARKAREAYLAENPQAGTLLVAGSVGPYGAFLANGSEYRGDYLRSREEFQAFHRPRVEALLDAGADLLACETMPNFVEIKALAELLKAWPRARAWFSFTLRDSEHLSDGTPLREVVAFLSHFPQVVAIGVNCIALENTTAALQHFQGLTALPLVVYPNSGEHYDAVSKSWHQHGESGARLADYLPQWLAAGARLIGGCCRTTPEDIAALKTRS from the coding sequence ATGTCGCAGCATAATCCGTTGAACGCCATCCTCGAAAAGCAAGATTTCCTGTTGCTGGATGGGGCGCTGGCAACGGAACTGGAAGCGCGTGGCTGTACGTTAGCGGACAGGCTCTGGTCCGCCAAAGTGTTGGTGGAAAACCCGGAAGTGATCCGCGAGGTTCACCTGGACTACTATCGCGCGGGCGCGCAGTGTGCCATTACCGCCAGCTATCAGGCTACACCAGCAGGTTTAGCAGCGCGCGGCCTCGATGAGGCGCAATCAAAAGCGCTCATCGGAAAGAGCGTTGAACTGGCGCGTAAAGCGCGGGAAGCATATCTGGCGGAAAACCCGCAGGCGGGCACGCTGCTGGTGGCAGGCTCCGTGGGGCCCTACGGCGCGTTTCTTGCCAATGGTTCTGAATACCGTGGCGATTACCTGCGTAGCCGCGAAGAGTTTCAGGCATTCCATCGCCCACGCGTGGAAGCGTTGCTTGACGCAGGTGCCGATCTGTTGGCCTGCGAAACGATGCCGAATTTTGTCGAGATCAAAGCGCTGGCAGAACTGTTGAAGGCCTGGCCGCGCGCCCGTGCGTGGTTCTCTTTCACCCTGCGCGACAGCGAGCATCTGAGCGACGGCACGCCGCTGCGCGAGGTGGTCGCGTTCCTCAGCCATTTCCCACAGGTGGTGGCGATTGGCGTCAACTGCATTGCGCTGGAAAATACCACCGCCGCGTTGCAGCATTTTCAGGGGCTGACGGCGCTGCCGCTGGTGGTTTATCCGAACTCGGGCGAGCATTACGACGCGGTGAGCAAAAGCTGGCATCAGCACGGCGAAAGCGGCGCACGGTTGGCGGATTACCTGCCGCAGTGGTTGGCGGCGGGGGCGCGGTTGATTGGCGGGTGTTGTCGCACCACGCCAGAGGATATTGCCGCTTTAAAAACGCGAAGCTGA
- a CDS encoding RNA 2'-phosphotransferase — protein MGKSFTEVSKFLSYVLRHQPDAIGLELDSEGWADIDILIRCAAQGNKPLDRQLIQSIVETSDKKRFALSADGQRIRAVQGHSSQHVDIQFVEKIPPALLFHGTATRFVDAIHQQGLIAGSRQYVHLSADEATATAVGKRHGKPVVLKIDARLMHEKGITFYQADNGVWLTKTVPVSFIFWEA, from the coding sequence ATGGGAAAATCATTCACCGAAGTCAGCAAATTTTTAAGCTATGTCTTACGGCATCAGCCTGACGCGATCGGTCTGGAATTAGACAGCGAAGGATGGGCCGACATCGACATCCTGATTCGCTGCGCGGCCCAGGGAAATAAGCCTCTCGATCGGCAACTGATTCAGTCCATTGTCGAAACCAGCGATAAAAAACGGTTTGCCCTCTCTGCGGATGGACAACGGATACGCGCGGTTCAGGGCCATTCATCCCAACACGTTGATATCCAGTTTGTCGAAAAAATTCCGCCTGCATTGTTATTTCATGGCACAGCAACGCGATTTGTCGACGCCATTCATCAACAGGGACTCATCGCCGGTTCCAGGCAGTATGTCCATTTATCCGCCGATGAAGCGACGGCCACGGCAGTTGGCAAGCGACACGGAAAACCGGTGGTATTGAAGATTGATGCGCGCTTGATGCACGAGAAAGGGATTACATTTTATCAGGCAGATAATGGCGTCTGGTTGACCAAAACGGTGCCGGTAAGTTTTATTTTCTGGGAGGCGTAA
- a CDS encoding ABC transporter permease: MSHTLALHPVKKRDAIFLWVLLGWLAFALLPSWSLDYGLLESTGDEILESYGWSQFNISWLWYLLPSLLLVRPFQEAKREQRSRHYLDAGWALLCMAFIVISATIEGRGLGYATIVLFVALGAIMTLALTRLEWLGGDRFVIGSLVAIVALIGVFIVWPSIAIFIPMFTNDAGEFAPLAFMTVLSQAHIIQVILNSIALSIAVGVGCTFFGLVLAIYTTRIAKRSAIIGRIFSILPIVTPPFVVGLGVTLMMGRSGYVTELMVDWFGLTNTNWLYGFTGIWLAQVLAFTPMAFMILDGAIKTIHPSLEEASYTLRASRWQTFNGVFVPLLKPALANAFLIVIVQSLADFSNPLVLGGNFDVLATQIYFYITGSQLDYQAASTLGAFLLLFSLLVFCIQYMWIGKRSYVTVSGKSYRGDVQPLPVTLVWSVIAILAVWVAFNALLYGSIFYGSFTVNWGVDYTLTLDNFIKLFGQGMSDGAWPSLLDTLLYAGIAAPITAAFGLLIAWVVVRQQFKGKKTIEFTTMLCFAVPGTVAGVSYILAFNSAPVYLTGTAAIVIISMVMRNVPVGIRAGIAGLGQIDKSLDEASLSLRAGSLRTITHILLPLLRPAILSALIYSFVRAITTVSAIVFLVTPDTRVATAYILNRVEDGEYGVAIAYGSILIVVMLAIIFLFDWLIGEARISRSKAKNQA, translated from the coding sequence ATGTCACACACACTTGCACTCCATCCCGTGAAAAAACGGGATGCGATATTCCTTTGGGTTTTGCTGGGCTGGCTGGCGTTTGCCCTGCTGCCAAGCTGGAGCCTCGATTACGGCCTGCTGGAATCCACGGGCGATGAAATTCTTGAGTCCTACGGCTGGTCTCAGTTCAATATCAGCTGGTTATGGTATCTGCTGCCGAGTCTGCTGCTGGTACGCCCGTTCCAGGAGGCGAAACGCGAACAGCGTAGCCGCCATTACCTTGACGCGGGCTGGGCGCTACTGTGCATGGCGTTTATCGTCATCAGCGCCACCATTGAAGGGCGCGGTTTAGGCTATGCGACTATCGTGCTGTTTGTCGCGCTGGGCGCGATCATGACGCTGGCGCTGACCCGCCTCGAATGGCTGGGCGGCGACCGTTTTGTGATCGGTTCACTGGTCGCCATCGTGGCACTAATCGGCGTCTTTATCGTCTGGCCGAGCATCGCCATTTTTATCCCGATGTTCACCAACGACGCAGGCGAATTCGCCCCGCTGGCGTTTATGACCGTGCTGTCGCAGGCGCATATTATTCAGGTGATCCTCAACTCCATCGCCCTGTCGATTGCGGTGGGCGTAGGGTGTACCTTCTTCGGGCTGGTGCTGGCGATCTACACCACCCGCATCGCCAAACGCAGCGCCATTATCGGGCGCATCTTCTCCATTTTGCCGATCGTCACGCCGCCGTTTGTGGTCGGGTTAGGCGTCACGCTGATGATGGGCCGCTCCGGCTATGTCACCGAGCTGATGGTCGACTGGTTCGGCTTAACCAATACCAACTGGCTGTACGGTTTTACCGGAATCTGGCTGGCACAGGTGCTGGCGTTCACCCCGATGGCCTTTATGATCCTCGACGGGGCGATCAAAACCATTCATCCCTCGCTCGAAGAGGCGTCATACACTCTGCGCGCCAGCCGCTGGCAGACCTTTAACGGCGTCTTTGTTCCGCTGCTGAAACCGGCGCTGGCGAACGCGTTTTTGATCGTGATCGTCCAGTCGCTGGCCGATTTCAGTAACCCGCTGGTGCTCGGCGGTAACTTCGACGTATTAGCGACGCAAATCTACTTCTACATCACCGGCTCGCAGCTCGATTATCAGGCTGCCAGCACCCTCGGCGCGTTCCTGCTGCTGTTCTCACTGCTGGTGTTCTGCATCCAGTACATGTGGATCGGCAAACGTTCTTACGTCACCGTTTCTGGTAAGTCCTACCGTGGCGACGTGCAGCCGCTGCCGGTGACGCTGGTGTGGAGCGTGATCGCCATTCTGGCGGTGTGGGTAGCCTTTAACGCCCTGCTCTACGGCAGCATTTTCTACGGCAGTTTCACCGTCAACTGGGGCGTGGACTACACCCTGACGCTGGATAACTTCATCAAGCTGTTCGGCCAGGGGATGAGCGACGGGGCGTGGCCTTCACTGCTTGATACCCTGCTCTACGCCGGCATCGCCGCGCCGATCACCGCCGCCTTCGGTTTGCTGATCGCCTGGGTGGTGGTACGCCAGCAGTTCAAAGGTAAAAAGACCATTGAGTTCACCACCATGCTGTGCTTTGCCGTACCGGGTACCGTGGCGGGCGTCTCGTATATTCTCGCCTTTAACAGCGCCCCGGTTTACCTCACCGGAACGGCGGCGATAGTGATTATCTCAATGGTGATGCGTAACGTACCGGTCGGCATCCGTGCCGGGATCGCTGGCCTCGGTCAGATCGACAAATCACTCGATGAAGCCTCCCTCAGCCTGCGCGCCGGGAGCTTACGCACCATTACGCACATTCTGCTACCGCTGCTGCGCCCGGCGATCCTTTCGGCGCTGATCTACAGTTTCGTACGCGCCATTACCACCGTCAGCGCTATTGTCTTTCTCGTCACGCCGGACACCCGCGTGGCAACGGCCTACATCCTGAACCGCGTGGAAGACGGCGAATACGGGGTGGCGATCGCCTACGGCTCGATTCTGATCGTGGTGATGCTGGCGATTATTTTCCTCTTTGACTGGCTGATCGGGGAAGCTCGAATCTCCCGTTCAAAAGCCAAAAACCAGGCGTAA
- a CDS encoding DUF2058 domain-containing protein — protein sequence MTKLTLQEQMLKAGLVTSKKMAKVQRTAKKSRVQAREAREAVEENKKAQLERDKQLSEQQKQAALSKEYKAQVKQLIEMNRINISRGDIGFNFTDNNLIKKIMVDKLTQAQLINGRLAIARLVVDNSSESEYAIIPASVADKIAQRDVSSIVLHSALSAEEQDEEDPYADFKVPDDLMW from the coding sequence ATGACGAAACTCACCTTACAAGAGCAGATGCTTAAAGCTGGATTAGTGACCAGCAAAAAAATGGCCAAAGTCCAGAGAACGGCTAAAAAATCACGCGTTCAGGCTCGTGAGGCAAGAGAGGCCGTGGAAGAGAATAAAAAAGCGCAACTTGAGCGTGACAAGCAGCTCAGCGAACAACAAAAACAGGCTGCGTTATCTAAAGAGTATAAAGCTCAGGTAAAGCAACTCATTGAAATGAACCGCATCAACATTTCAAGAGGCGATATTGGGTTTAACTTCACCGACAATAATTTAATCAAAAAAATCATGGTGGATAAGCTAACCCAGGCTCAGCTGATCAACGGTCGTCTTGCGATTGCGCGTTTGGTTGTTGATAACAGTAGCGAGAGCGAATACGCGATTATCCCCGCGAGCGTAGCCGATAAGATTGCCCAGCGGGATGTGAGCAGTATTGTGTTACACAGCGCGCTGAGTGCAGAAGAGCAGGATGAAGAAGATCCGTATGCCGACTTTAAAGTACCTGATGATTTGATGTGGTAA
- the fbpC gene encoding ferric ABC transporter ATP-binding protein, with translation MSQKNFVELRNVTKRFGNNTVIDNINLTIPQGQMVTLLGPSGCGKTTILRLVAGLEKPSEGQIFIDGEDVTHRSIQQRDICMVFQSYALFPHMSLGENVGYGLKMLGVSRSEVKARVKEALAMVDLEGFEDRYVDQISGGQQQRVALARALILKPKVLLFDEPLSNLDANLRRSMRDKIRELQKQFDITSLYVTHDQSEAFAVSDTVLVMNKGHIMQIGSPQDLYRQPASRFMASFMGDANLFPATFSQEFVDIYGYRLPRALHFASQGEGTVGVRPEAITLSDRGEECQRCVIQHVAYMGPQYEVTVEWHGQEILLQVNATRLQPDVGEHYYLEIHPYGMFVLADAA, from the coding sequence ATGAGTCAGAAAAATTTTGTTGAACTGCGCAACGTCACCAAACGTTTCGGTAACAACACGGTTATCGACAATATCAATCTCACCATCCCGCAGGGGCAAATGGTGACGCTGCTCGGCCCTTCTGGCTGCGGGAAGACCACCATTCTGCGTCTGGTCGCCGGGCTGGAGAAGCCGAGCGAAGGGCAGATTTTTATTGATGGCGAAGACGTCACCCATCGCTCTATTCAGCAGCGCGATATCTGCATGGTGTTTCAGTCTTATGCCCTGTTTCCGCATATGTCGTTGGGCGAAAACGTCGGCTATGGTCTGAAGATGCTCGGCGTATCACGCAGCGAAGTGAAAGCACGCGTCAAAGAGGCGCTGGCGATGGTGGATCTGGAAGGATTCGAAGACCGCTATGTTGATCAGATCTCCGGCGGTCAGCAGCAGCGCGTGGCGCTGGCCCGCGCGTTGATCCTCAAACCAAAAGTGCTGCTGTTTGATGAACCGCTGAGTAACCTCGACGCCAACCTGCGCCGCAGCATGCGCGATAAAATCCGCGAGCTGCAAAAGCAGTTTGATATCACCTCGCTGTATGTGACCCACGATCAGAGCGAGGCCTTCGCGGTGTCCGATACCGTGCTGGTGATGAACAAAGGGCATATCATGCAGATAGGCTCGCCACAGGATCTCTATCGCCAGCCTGCGTCGCGCTTTATGGCGAGCTTTATGGGCGACGCCAACCTGTTCCCGGCCACCTTCAGTCAGGAGTTTGTTGATATCTACGGTTATCGCCTGCCGAGGGCGCTGCATTTTGCCAGTCAGGGAGAAGGTACAGTCGGCGTACGCCCGGAAGCGATTACCTTAAGCGATCGCGGCGAAGAGTGTCAGCGCTGTGTGATTCAGCATGTAGCCTATATGGGACCGCAGTATGAGGTGACGGTAGAGTGGCACGGGCAGGAGATCTTATTGCAGGTTAACGCCACTCGCCTGCAACCGGACGTCGGCGAGCACTACTATCTCGAAATCCACCCGTACGGGATGTTCGTACTGGCAGATGCGGCGTGA
- a CDS encoding DUF6572 domain-containing protein encodes MSVEDVSKIDSIGIPSDNPNTVSLAISDHLTWDVPIEEHLYKIQEKINTYISFIESGEIYDVFPASQGTTRKIIEIYFKYDLPEQVVSFLDQISNVLQSINIELRYQTLK; translated from the coding sequence ATGTCAGTAGAAGATGTGAGCAAAATTGACTCTATTGGTATACCGAGCGACAACCCTAATACAGTTAGCTTGGCGATCTCGGATCATTTAACTTGGGATGTGCCCATTGAAGAACACTTGTATAAAATTCAAGAAAAAATAAATACTTACATAAGTTTTATTGAAAGCGGAGAGATATATGATGTGTTCCCAGCATCACAAGGAACAACGCGAAAGATCATAGAGATTTATTTCAAATATGACCTTCCAGAACAGGTTGTTTCTTTCTTAGATCAAATATCGAATGTTCTGCAATCAATCAACATAGAGTTAAGATATCAAACATTGAAATAA
- a CDS encoding cold-shock protein yields MAMNGTITTWFKDKGFGFIKDENGDNRYFHVIKVANPELIKKDAAVTFEPTTNNKGLSAYAVKVVPESKHIYIAGERLKLTSIKSFLVYSEEVPVDTGIDKENAVLSVGILMSNIRPKTDAKPGEMRSVKKLAITTFQGTTLIFSEDEIDIEATVKMLKI; encoded by the coding sequence ATGGCGATGAACGGAACGATCACAACGTGGTTTAAAGATAAAGGCTTTGGATTTATCAAAGATGAAAACGGTGATAACCGTTATTTTCATGTGATTAAGGTCGCCAATCCGGAGCTTATCAAGAAAGATGCGGCGGTGACCTTCGAACCGACCACCAACAACAAGGGCTTGTCCGCGTATGCGGTGAAAGTCGTCCCGGAAAGCAAACATATTTATATTGCGGGCGAGCGCCTTAAGCTCACCTCGATCAAGTCTTTCCTGGTGTACAGCGAAGAAGTCCCTGTCGATACCGGCATTGATAAAGAGAATGCGGTGCTGTCGGTGGGGATCCTGATGAGCAATATCAGACCCAAAACAGACGCGAAGCCTGGCGAAATGCGCTCGGTGAAAAAACTGGCAATCACCACCTTCCAGGGCACGACGTTAATCTTCTCGGAAGATGAGATAGACATCGAGGCCACGGTAAAAATGCTCAAGATCTGA